In Massilia antarctica, the following are encoded in one genomic region:
- a CDS encoding PEP-CTERM sorting domain-containing protein — MTNRGKSLLAVVCALACANPALAQIGARTSIGNVRYILTDLDPNDGIAPSLSPLASAPLAMTSLVTTETYDGLRHAYSPHSLEGDTPMAPVADAQSYLSAPDGRPLTQLDSAAKVEGGSLSGMTLETSAYNNASVGYLHVTSGAQVNMAPFILSPMTSITFSIDYAFDSAIAPLPDGLTYTQIYSSVAFTFVVTPPGDYIGVADGATYMYGENMQGTAGPGILNASYENRVANDMVSYVSFNSWTTATSNIPAPVPEPMTWAMLLAGLGIVVAARRRA, encoded by the coding sequence ATGACGAATCGAGGCAAATCGCTGTTGGCCGTCGTTTGCGCACTCGCGTGCGCAAACCCGGCGCTGGCGCAGATCGGCGCGCGCACCAGCATCGGCAATGTGCGCTACATCCTGACCGACCTCGACCCGAACGATGGCATTGCGCCGTCGCTCTCGCCGCTGGCCAGCGCGCCGCTGGCGATGACGTCGCTGGTCACGACGGAGACTTACGACGGGCTGCGCCACGCGTACTCCCCGCATTCGCTCGAGGGCGACACGCCGATGGCCCCCGTGGCCGACGCCCAATCCTACCTCAGTGCCCCCGACGGCAGGCCGCTGACGCAACTGGATTCGGCGGCGAAGGTCGAGGGCGGGTCGCTGAGCGGTATGACCCTGGAGACGTCGGCATACAATAACGCCAGCGTGGGCTACCTGCACGTGACCAGCGGGGCTCAGGTCAATATGGCCCCGTTTATCCTGTCGCCGATGACCTCGATCACGTTCTCGATCGACTACGCATTCGACTCCGCGATCGCCCCCTTGCCGGACGGCTTGACATATACCCAGATCTACTCGAGCGTGGCATTCACGTTTGTGGTCACGCCGCCGGGCGACTATATCGGTGTGGCGGACGGCGCCACCTATATGTACGGCGAAAACATGCAGGGTACGGCCGGGCCGGGCATCCTGAACGCCTCTTACGAGAACCGCGTTGCCAACGACATGGTGAGTTATGTGTCGTTCAATTCCTGGACGACCGCCACATCCAATATACCGGCGCCGGTACCGGAACCGATGACCTGGGCCATGCTGCTGGCCGGACTGGGCATCGTGGTGGCGGCGCGGCGCCGGGCGTAA
- the lipA gene encoding lipoyl synthase — MTSDTDTSTAPVYNASDKQKGASKTSRIPIKIVPIGQVERLKKPDWIRVKAASASSRFYEIKDILRANNLVTVCEEASCPNIGECFGKGTATFMIMGDKCTRRCPFCDVGHGRPDPLDVNEPHNLSKTIAELRLSYVVITSVDRDDLRDGGAGHFVECIKQTRALSPNTRIEVLVPDFRGRLAKALAIFADGLPDVMNHNLETVPRLYKEARPGSDYTHSLELLRDFKALYPNAVTKSGIMVGLGETDEEILQVMRDLRSHNVDMLTIGQYLAPSGDHLPVRRYVHPDVFKMFEEEAYKMGFVHAAVGAMVRSSYHADEQAHNAGVVVNG, encoded by the coding sequence ATGACTTCTGACACCGATACCAGCACCGCCCCAGTCTACAACGCCAGCGACAAGCAAAAAGGCGCCAGCAAGACCTCGCGCATTCCGATCAAGATCGTGCCGATCGGGCAAGTCGAGCGCCTGAAAAAGCCGGACTGGATCCGGGTCAAGGCAGCGTCGGCGTCGTCGCGCTTCTACGAAATCAAGGACATCCTGCGCGCCAATAACCTGGTCACCGTGTGCGAAGAAGCGAGCTGCCCGAACATCGGCGAATGCTTCGGCAAGGGCACGGCCACCTTCATGATCATGGGCGACAAGTGCACGCGCCGCTGCCCGTTCTGCGACGTCGGCCACGGACGTCCCGACCCGCTCGACGTGAACGAGCCGCACAACCTGTCCAAGACCATCGCCGAACTGCGCCTGTCGTACGTGGTGATCACCTCGGTCGACCGCGACGACCTGCGCGACGGCGGCGCCGGCCACTTTGTCGAGTGCATCAAGCAAACGCGCGCGCTCTCGCCCAACACCCGCATCGAAGTGCTGGTGCCGGACTTCCGCGGCCGCCTGGCCAAGGCGCTGGCGATCTTCGCCGACGGCTTGCCGGACGTGATGAACCACAACCTGGAAACCGTGCCGCGCCTGTACAAGGAAGCCCGTCCCGGTTCCGACTACACGCACTCGCTGGAATTGCTGCGCGACTTCAAGGCGCTGTATCCGAACGCGGTGACCAAGTCCGGCATCATGGTCGGCCTGGGCGAAACCGACGAGGAAATCCTGCAAGTGATGCGCGACCTGCGCAGCCACAATGTCGACATGCTGACCATCGGCCAGTACCTGGCGCCGTCGGGCGATCACCTGCCGGTGCGCCGCTACGTGCACCCGGACGTGTTCAAGATGTTCGAGGAAGAAGCCTACAAGATGGGCTTCGTGCACGCGGCGGTCGGCGCCATGGTGCGCAGCTCGTATCATGCGGATGAGCAGGCGCATAACGCGGGTGTGGTTGTGAACGGCTAG
- the lipB gene encoding lipoyl(octanoyl) transferase LipB, with product MLPIRPAQAIIRDLGRADYEPVFAAMRAFTDARDPDTTDELWIVEHPPVFTLGLGADRAHLLAGADTPAHEVPVVQTDRGGEVTFHGPGQVVIYLLMDLRRNKPGGKLYARQFVEKIEQAIINVLGAYNLAGERIVGAPGIYIAGGPRKGAKIAALGLKVRGNGCTYHGVSLNVAMDLAPFSWINPCGYAGLETVDMRSMGADAALADVQQALARELVQQLGSGSASQSTSPDTSNNTTEPHGQAAK from the coding sequence ATGCTCCCCATCCGCCCTGCGCAGGCGATCATCCGCGACCTCGGCCGCGCCGACTACGAGCCGGTGTTTGCCGCCATGCGTGCTTTTACCGACGCGCGCGACCCCGACACCACCGACGAACTGTGGATCGTCGAGCACCCGCCCGTGTTCACCCTGGGCCTGGGCGCCGACCGCGCCCACCTGCTGGCCGGCGCCGACACCCCGGCCCACGAGGTGCCCGTGGTGCAGACCGACCGCGGCGGCGAAGTGACCTTCCACGGCCCCGGCCAGGTGGTGATTTACCTGCTGATGGACTTGCGCCGCAATAAGCCGGGCGGCAAGTTGTACGCCCGTCAATTCGTCGAAAAAATCGAGCAGGCGATCATCAATGTGCTGGGGGCGTATAATCTTGCAGGCGAGCGCATCGTCGGCGCGCCCGGCATTTATATCGCCGGCGGGCCGCGCAAGGGCGCCAAGATCGCCGCGCTCGGCCTCAAGGTGCGCGGCAACGGCTGCACTTACCATGGCGTGTCGCTCAATGTGGCGATGGACCTGGCGCCGTTTTCCTGGATTAACCCGTGCGGTTATGCGGGCCTGGAAACGGTGGACATGCGCAGCATGGGCGCCGACGCCGCGCTGGCCGACGTGCAGCAAGCCCTGGCGCGCGAACTGGTACAGCAGCTCGGGTCAGGCAGTGCATCGCAAAGTACATCGCCGGACACCTCGAATAACACCACAGAGCCCCACGGGCAAGCAGCCAAATGA
- a CDS encoding PaaI family thioesterase has protein sequence MTQQQQFTPESMNSFGAGTLPGYLGVEITRVGGGEVAARLEVKPHLLAPNGFLHAGTVITLADTAAGYACVANLPQGANSFTTIEIKSNHLGTARDGAIACVAKAAHLGKTTQVWDVVVTNEANGKTIALFRCTQMILYPA, from the coding sequence ATGACGCAGCAACAACAGTTTACCCCTGAATCGATGAACAGTTTCGGCGCCGGCACCTTGCCCGGTTACCTGGGCGTGGAAATCACCCGGGTCGGCGGCGGCGAAGTGGCGGCGCGTCTGGAAGTCAAGCCGCACTTGCTCGCACCCAACGGCTTCCTGCACGCCGGCACTGTCATCACCCTGGCCGACACCGCCGCCGGCTACGCCTGCGTGGCCAACCTGCCGCAAGGGGCGAACAGCTTTACCACCATCGAAATCAAGTCGAACCACCTCGGCACCGCGCGCGACGGCGCCATCGCCTGCGTGGCCAAGGCGGCCCACCTCGGCAAAACCACCCAGGTGTGGGATGTGGTGGTCACCAATGAAGCCAATGGCAAGACCATCGCCCTGTTCCGCTGCACCCAGATGATTTTGTATCCGGCATAA
- a CDS encoding alpha/beta fold hydrolase, producing MTEHQGPHAAMATLVLLPGMDGSGDLFAGFVSALGDRVEAIVISYPPALALGYAGLTEHARAQLPLDRPFVLVGESFSGPVAIALAAARPPGLIGLVLCCTFARTPRPLLAPLGPLVSLLPMSSKLTVLIAPFLLGFGAPLALRRALRRALDQVPQARLRSRLREVMAVDYTARARTIAVPVLYLQATRDCIVPAAAARLLASLCPDWRLVALRGPHLLLQTCPRHSASAVRDFVADVTSETRQ from the coding sequence ATGACTGAGCATCAAGGTCCGCATGCCGCCATGGCGACCTTGGTCCTGCTTCCTGGAATGGATGGAAGCGGCGACCTGTTCGCCGGCTTCGTTTCCGCGCTTGGGGACCGGGTCGAGGCCATTGTCATCTCGTATCCGCCCGCGCTGGCGCTCGGTTATGCCGGCCTGACCGAGCATGCGCGCGCGCAGTTGCCGCTCGACCGTCCTTTCGTGCTGGTCGGCGAATCCTTCTCCGGCCCGGTCGCCATTGCACTGGCTGCGGCGCGCCCGCCCGGATTGATCGGGCTGGTGCTGTGCTGCACGTTTGCGCGTACGCCGCGCCCGCTCCTGGCGCCGCTCGGACCCCTGGTCAGCCTGCTGCCGATGTCGTCCAAGTTGACTGTCCTGATTGCTCCCTTCCTGCTCGGCTTCGGTGCACCCCTGGCCTTGCGCCGGGCTTTGCGCCGCGCGCTCGACCAGGTGCCGCAAGCGCGTCTGCGTTCGCGTTTGCGGGAAGTGATGGCGGTCGACTACACGGCGCGCGCACGGACCATCGCGGTGCCGGTGCTGTACCTGCAAGCGACGCGCGACTGCATCGTTCCCGCCGCGGCCGCACGCCTGCTGGCCTCGCTGTGCCCGGACTGGCGTCTGGTTGCGCTACGCGGGCCGCATCTGCTGCTGCAAACCTGCCCTCGTCATTCAGCTAGCGCCGTGCGTGATTTTGTGGCGGACGTCACGTCAGAGACGCGACAATGA
- a CDS encoding mucoidy inhibitor MuiA family protein, with amino-acid sequence MRYPVLAALALLSPGMVLANAPVTAVTLYPASATVVRTAQVAAGATEVVIDGLPANFNLETVRVQAAAGIRVVDVVARDAAGSAAVNPAEAKLAGDIERLKDQKAVLDAEAKSAAIVKGYLERYNGGAADGAKPQGADNGKALAGVIDTLGRGASEALLKIQKLAVQQRELDKKIAAMERDLAGLNSDEKDVRSIVVRLAAAKAGALTVSYQRDNAGWKPGYRASLDSAASRVDLERLATISQSTGEDWSNVKLTLSTSQPRLSPTGREPQPWLLGYRPPQAPSGMMAYAPAPAPALAMDRREKVQITGYSSKPGDAEISEMQGVFATEFEVPGRVNLAADGRATSVVLSTLALPVTQHLRVTPRLEKFAIVMAEAARPEGVWPAGTMQLFRDGGYIGATQWNLQDGERALFSFGRDDLVKVALDPVAGKTGSKGIFGGRATSVRADVFTLVNRHKTPVELLVFDSSPVSTAEEVKVEAVFDPKPFTDTWEQRRGVVAWKKTLAAGATAKFQVEYRIDYPKEGSVSGLR; translated from the coding sequence ATGCGTTACCCTGTCCTTGCCGCCCTCGCCTTGCTCAGCCCGGGCATGGTCCTTGCCAATGCGCCGGTCACGGCCGTTACCCTGTATCCCGCCAGCGCCACCGTGGTGCGCACCGCCCAGGTCGCCGCAGGCGCCACCGAAGTCGTCATCGATGGCTTGCCCGCCAACTTCAACCTGGAAACCGTGCGCGTGCAGGCCGCCGCCGGCATCCGCGTGGTCGATGTGGTCGCGCGCGACGCGGCCGGCAGCGCAGCCGTCAACCCGGCCGAGGCCAAGCTGGCGGGCGATATCGAGCGCCTCAAGGACCAGAAGGCCGTGCTCGACGCCGAGGCCAAATCGGCCGCGATCGTCAAGGGCTACCTGGAACGCTATAACGGCGGCGCCGCCGATGGCGCCAAGCCCCAGGGGGCCGACAATGGCAAGGCGCTGGCCGGCGTGATCGATACCCTCGGGCGCGGCGCCAGCGAGGCGCTGCTCAAGATCCAGAAGCTGGCCGTGCAGCAGCGCGAGCTGGACAAGAAAATCGCGGCCATGGAGCGCGACCTGGCCGGCCTCAATTCGGACGAGAAGGATGTGCGCAGCATCGTGGTGCGCCTGGCGGCGGCCAAGGCCGGTGCCCTGACGGTGAGCTACCAGCGCGACAATGCCGGCTGGAAGCCGGGCTACCGCGCCAGCCTCGACTCGGCCGCGTCGCGGGTCGACCTGGAACGGCTCGCCACGATTTCGCAAAGCACCGGCGAAGACTGGAGCAACGTCAAGCTGACCCTGTCGACCAGCCAGCCGCGCCTGTCGCCCACGGGCCGCGAACCGCAGCCGTGGCTGCTGGGCTACCGCCCGCCGCAAGCGCCCTCGGGCATGATGGCCTATGCGCCGGCGCCGGCGCCGGCGCTGGCAATGGACAGGAGGGAAAAGGTGCAGATCACCGGCTACTCCAGCAAGCCCGGGGACGCCGAGATCAGCGAAATGCAGGGCGTCTTCGCCACCGAATTCGAGGTGCCGGGCCGGGTCAACCTGGCCGCCGACGGACGCGCCACCTCGGTGGTGCTGTCGACCCTGGCGCTGCCGGTCACCCAGCACCTGCGCGTGACGCCGCGCCTGGAAAAATTTGCCATCGTCATGGCCGAAGCGGCCCGTCCGGAAGGCGTGTGGCCGGCCGGCACCATGCAACTGTTCCGCGATGGCGGCTACATCGGCGCCACCCAGTGGAACCTGCAAGATGGCGAGCGCGCCCTGTTCTCGTTCGGGCGCGACGACCTGGTCAAGGTCGCGCTCGATCCGGTCGCCGGCAAGACCGGCAGCAAGGGCATCTTCGGCGGCCGCGCCACCAGTGTGCGCGCCGATGTGTTCACCCTGGTCAACCGCCACAAGACGCCGGTCGAGCTGCTGGTGTTCGATTCCTCGCCCGTCAGCACGGCCGAGGAAGTCAAGGTCGAGGCGGTGTTCGATCCGAAACCGTTCACCGATACCTGGGAACAGCGGCGCGGCGTGGTGGCCTGGAAAAAGACCCTGGCGGCGGGCGCCACGGCCAAGTTCCAGGTCGAGTACCGCATCGATTATCCGAAGGAAGGCTCGGTCAGCGGCTTGCGCTGA
- a CDS encoding MBL fold metallo-hydrolase, protein MTHLFRTPRTLILAAALGAAAFAASPVHAAAPMAKVSAPGYFRMMLGDFEVTALSDGTTDLPVNKLLKTAPAKIDKALAKSFLASPVETSFNAYLINTGTKLVLIDSGAGGLFGPNLGKLVANLKASGYQPEQVDEIYITHLHPDHVGGIAKDGAAMFANAVVRADKRDADFWLSQANMDKAPADAKGFFQGAMASLKPYIDAKRFQPFEGDTQLVPGVKSTSTYGHTAGHSSYAVESGGKKLLVVGDLIHVGAVQFDEPGVTIAFDSDEKAALAQRLKTFSAAAKDGSLVGASHLQFPGIGHVRSAGKSYQWVPVNYTQVR, encoded by the coding sequence ATGACCCACTTGTTCCGCACCCCGCGCACCCTGATCCTGGCGGCCGCCCTTGGCGCAGCCGCCTTCGCCGCCAGCCCTGTCCACGCCGCCGCGCCGATGGCCAAGGTATCGGCGCCCGGCTATTTCCGCATGATGCTGGGCGACTTCGAAGTAACCGCGCTGTCCGACGGCACCACCGATCTGCCAGTCAACAAACTGCTCAAGACCGCCCCGGCCAAGATCGACAAGGCGCTGGCCAAGTCCTTCCTGGCCAGCCCGGTCGAAACCTCGTTCAACGCTTACCTGATCAACACCGGAACCAAGCTGGTGCTGATCGACAGCGGCGCGGGCGGCCTGTTCGGCCCCAACCTGGGCAAGCTGGTGGCGAACCTGAAAGCCTCGGGCTACCAGCCGGAGCAGGTCGATGAAATCTACATCACCCACCTGCATCCCGATCACGTGGGCGGCATCGCGAAAGACGGCGCGGCGATGTTTGCCAACGCCGTGGTGCGGGCCGACAAGCGCGATGCCGATTTCTGGCTGAGCCAGGCGAATATGGACAAGGCGCCGGCCGATGCCAAGGGTTTCTTCCAGGGCGCGATGGCCTCGCTCAAGCCCTACATCGATGCCAAGCGTTTCCAGCCGTTCGAAGGCGACACGCAACTGGTGCCTGGTGTGAAATCGACGTCCACCTACGGCCACACGGCCGGCCACAGCAGTTATGCGGTCGAGAGCGGCGGCAAGAAATTGCTGGTGGTGGGCGACCTGATCCACGTGGGCGCCGTGCAGTTCGACGAGCCTGGTGTGACGATCGCCTTCGATTCGGACGAGAAAGCCGCCCTGGCCCAGCGCCTGAAAACCTTCAGCGCGGCGGCCAAGGACGGCAGCCTGGTGGGCGCGTCGCACCTGCAATTCCCGGGCATTGGCCACGTGCGCAGCGCGGGTAAATCGTATCAGTGGGTGCCGGTCAATTACACGCAGGTGCGTTAA
- a CDS encoding type II toxin-antitoxin system YafQ family toxin: protein MTSKKPAASKRTTLPRQSSYTKRFLQDWSALSHSGRYDMTRLKEAMTLLIANDGPLPAQWRDHSLSGTWEGHRECHIGGDFLLVYLLDDSGKCPSLVFSRCGTHADIFG, encoded by the coding sequence ATGACCTCGAAAAAGCCAGCGGCAAGTAAACGGACGACACTGCCCCGGCAATCGAGCTACACGAAGCGCTTCCTTCAAGACTGGTCGGCGCTGTCTCATTCGGGCCGGTACGACATGACGCGGCTAAAAGAAGCGATGACGCTTCTGATAGCAAATGATGGGCCGCTTCCGGCTCAATGGCGTGATCATTCACTCAGCGGCACGTGGGAAGGGCACCGGGAATGTCACATTGGCGGCGACTTCCTGCTTGTGTATCTGCTCGACGACTCCGGGAAGTGCCCATCATTGGTTTTTTCGCGTTGTGGTACGCACGCCGACATCTTCGGCTAA
- a CDS encoding secretin N-terminal domain-containing protein — protein MFVRFHQRSTLRRCHPSRWLSWVVATLVALAQAAALAQSTASEFPPVPKPGTASGAAAATPPNLSNILVPLQLSVPADNGRRAAPNYQALPAAQLSAGASDIAQVLGSTASGTLTIAYTLTYLRVSELHALIADVSTPLLERETSSVVADPRSNTLLLKGTPAEHQLVENLIRRLDKPVRQVLLEVKIVSADDFFGKSLGARFGITSSHMLSVANPRHSGVQVGATSADLNTVANTGGSAFPAMVSLPATNSLTAGIPSTLAVGFYKLPAGINIGVEISALEEAGHSTVLSNPKLVLSNARPGILSSGQRIPYSRPSIVQGVTTTEFIDAKVSIAVTALVSPDGLITMDLALTDDSVGAVSAVGPTINTNQVTSNVTLRNGETLVLGGFKSAVQSDEKEKTPWIGDLPLIGRLFKRQATTSVKRELVFVITPTIIDAGG, from the coding sequence ATGTTTGTTCGTTTTCATCAGCGCAGCACGTTGCGGCGGTGCCACCCCAGTCGCTGGCTGTCCTGGGTCGTGGCCACCCTCGTGGCGCTAGCGCAGGCCGCGGCGCTGGCCCAGAGCACTGCCAGCGAGTTTCCCCCGGTCCCCAAACCAGGCACTGCAAGCGGCGCCGCAGCCGCCACTCCCCCCAATCTGAGCAATATCCTGGTGCCGCTGCAGTTGAGCGTGCCGGCTGACAACGGGCGCCGCGCCGCGCCCAACTACCAGGCCTTACCCGCCGCACAACTGTCCGCCGGCGCCAGCGACATCGCCCAGGTACTGGGCAGCACCGCCAGCGGCACCCTGACCATCGCCTACACCTTGACCTATCTGCGCGTGAGCGAACTGCACGCCCTCATCGCCGATGTGAGCACGCCCCTGCTGGAACGCGAAACGTCGAGCGTGGTGGCCGACCCGCGCAGCAACACCTTGCTGTTGAAGGGCACGCCGGCCGAGCACCAGCTGGTGGAGAACCTGATCCGCCGCCTCGACAAGCCAGTGCGCCAGGTGCTGCTGGAAGTGAAGATCGTCAGTGCCGACGACTTTTTCGGCAAGAGCCTCGGCGCCCGCTTTGGCATCACCTCCTCGCACATGCTCAGCGTGGCCAACCCGCGCCACAGCGGCGTGCAGGTGGGGGCCACCAGCGCCGACCTGAACACCGTTGCCAACACCGGCGGCTCGGCCTTCCCGGCTATGGTGTCGCTGCCGGCCACCAACTCGCTGACGGCCGGCATACCCAGCACCCTGGCCGTCGGCTTCTACAAGCTGCCTGCCGGGATCAACATCGGCGTGGAAATCAGCGCTCTGGAGGAAGCCGGCCATTCGACCGTGCTGAGCAATCCCAAGCTCGTGCTCAGCAACGCGCGCCCCGGCATACTCTCGTCCGGCCAGCGCATCCCCTACTCGCGTCCCTCCATTGTGCAGGGCGTGACGACGACCGAATTTATCGATGCCAAGGTGAGTATCGCGGTGACGGCGCTGGTCTCGCCTGACGGCCTCATTACCATGGACCTGGCCTTGACCGACGACAGCGTCGGCGCGGTCTCGGCAGTCGGCCCGACCATCAACACCAACCAGGTGACCTCCAACGTCACGCTCAGAAACGGCGAAACCCTGGTGCTGGGCGGCTTTAAAAGCGCGGTGCAGTCCGATGAAAAGGAAAAGACGCCGTGGATCGGCGACCTGCCGCTGATCGGGCGCCTGTTCAAACGCCAGGCCACCACCTCGGTCAAGCGCGAGCTGGTGTTTGTCATCACACCGACCATCATCGATGCGGGCGGCTGA
- a CDS encoding type II toxin-antitoxin system RelB/DinJ family antitoxin: protein MTASTTTTIRVRVDQATKAQATETLAAIGLTLPDAVRMFLSHVIDDKTLPFRSRTPNAATLAAMAEAEEIIKSNRARFATADELFDDLEKASGK, encoded by the coding sequence ATGACTGCTTCAACGACGACCACAATACGCGTCCGTGTGGACCAAGCGACCAAGGCGCAGGCGACCGAAACACTGGCGGCGATAGGCTTAACCCTTCCCGATGCGGTGCGCATGTTCCTTAGCCACGTTATCGACGACAAGACACTGCCGTTCAGGTCCAGGACACCTAACGCCGCCACGCTTGCGGCAATGGCCGAGGCCGAGGAGATTATCAAGAGCAACCGCGCCCGCTTTGCCACCGCCGACGAGCTCTTCGATGACCTCGAAAAAGCCAGCGGCAAGTAA
- a CDS encoding LysR family transcriptional regulator: MFDALHCFLTVVEAGNLSRAAKTLQVAVSSVSRRIDWLEEDVGAKLFVRGSRLVLLTDAGERFLPRARHLVAELAEAKAAVTAVDPEPRGVLTVTAPRAFGRRHIAPAVGDFLHRYPLMELELQLNDDVVDLSAQRVDVAVRLGPLPDSDLLATYLAPRRRIACASPAYLARNGTPATPLDLLDHNCMNYVSRSALACWWCFDGVNRNKPLPVSGSLRSDDVDFMLDAAVGGAGVAHLPSWLASEALVAGQLVPLFGPASQGEERVTDGIHAVRLPGRSHPVKAQLFIAYLRDHVGTPPYWERALAAHETIAA, from the coding sequence ATGTTCGACGCCCTGCACTGCTTCCTGACCGTGGTCGAGGCCGGCAATCTGTCGCGCGCCGCCAAGACCTTGCAGGTGGCGGTGTCGTCGGTGTCACGCCGGATCGACTGGCTTGAAGAGGATGTCGGCGCCAAGCTGTTCGTGCGCGGTTCGCGCCTAGTGCTGCTGACCGATGCCGGCGAGCGCTTCCTGCCGCGCGCGCGCCACCTGGTGGCCGAGCTGGCCGAAGCCAAGGCGGCCGTCACCGCGGTCGATCCCGAGCCGCGCGGCGTGCTCACCGTCACCGCCCCGCGCGCTTTCGGGCGCCGCCACATCGCCCCGGCCGTGGGCGATTTCCTGCACCGCTATCCGCTGATGGAACTGGAGCTGCAACTGAACGACGACGTGGTCGACCTGTCGGCCCAGCGCGTCGATGTGGCGGTCCGGCTCGGCCCCCTGCCCGACAGCGACCTGCTGGCGACGTACCTGGCGCCGCGCCGGCGCATTGCCTGCGCCAGCCCGGCCTACCTGGCGCGCAACGGCACGCCGGCCACCCCGCTCGATTTGCTCGACCACAATTGCATGAACTATGTCAGCCGCAGCGCGCTGGCTTGCTGGTGGTGCTTCGATGGTGTCAACCGCAACAAACCCTTGCCGGTGAGCGGCTCCCTGCGCAGCGACGATGTCGATTTCATGCTGGACGCGGCGGTCGGCGGCGCCGGCGTCGCCCATCTGCCGAGCTGGCTTGCGAGCGAGGCGCTGGTCGCCGGGCAGCTGGTGCCGCTGTTCGGCCCGGCGAGCCAGGGAGAGGAAAGGGTGACTGACGGCATCCACGCGGTGCGTTTGCCGGGGCGTTCGCATCCGGTCAAGGCGCAACTGTTCATCGCTTACCTGCGCGACCATGTGGGCACGCCACCGTACTGGGAACGGGCGCTGGCCGCGCACGAAACGATCGCCGCCTGA
- a CDS encoding DUF1287 domain-containing protein codes for MKKCVLALLCLPLLLSALSARAQNATPARLADAARAQVGLTTRYDPRYERIAFPGGDVPIERGVCTDVVIRAYRKVGADLQELVHNDMKKAWDAYPHLWQLKRPDPNIDHRRVPNLATYFKRHGKAMIPSRDGAAYQTGDIVTWMLPGNLPHIGIVSGQRGGAGVPLVIHNIGNGTQVEDRLFAWPLSGHYRWQPADQPGLSASR; via the coding sequence TTGAAAAAATGTGTACTTGCACTGCTGTGCCTGCCCCTGCTGCTGTCCGCTCTGTCGGCCCGGGCGCAGAACGCCACCCCGGCGCGCCTGGCGGACGCCGCGCGCGCGCAGGTGGGCCTGACCACCCGCTACGATCCGCGCTACGAGCGCATCGCCTTTCCCGGCGGCGACGTGCCGATCGAACGCGGGGTGTGCACCGACGTGGTGATCCGCGCTTACCGCAAGGTCGGCGCGGACTTGCAGGAACTGGTGCACAACGATATGAAGAAAGCCTGGGATGCCTATCCGCACCTGTGGCAACTCAAGCGCCCCGATCCGAATATCGACCACCGCCGCGTGCCCAACCTGGCCACTTATTTCAAGCGCCACGGCAAGGCCATGATCCCCTCGCGCGATGGCGCCGCTTACCAGACCGGCGACATCGTCACGTGGATGCTGCCGGGCAATCTGCCGCACATCGGCATCGTGTCCGGCCAGCGCGGCGGCGCCGGGGTGCCGCTGGTGATCCACAACATCGGCAACGGCACCCAGGTCGAGGACCGCCTGTTCGCCTGGCCGCTCAGCGGGCACTATCGCTGGCAGCCGGCCGACCAGCCGGGGCTCAGCGCAAGCCGCTGA